The Etheostoma cragini isolate CJK2018 chromosome 5, CSU_Ecrag_1.0, whole genome shotgun sequence genome contains a region encoding:
- the LOC117944585 gene encoding interleukin-1 beta-like, with protein sequence MESKMTCNVSDMWSPKLPKGLDFEISHHPLTMRRVVNLIVAMERFKGSSSTSVLSTEFTDENLLNIMLENLVEEKIVCMCESTPSSYQIVRTDEYTCSVTDSEKRSLVLVPNSMELHAVTLQGGADTTKVHLNMSTYLHPTSTVGRTVALAIKESPNLYLSCRKDGAEPTLHLEDMTADRLSSVSSDSDMMRFLFYKQTTGVNISTLMSVAFPNWYISTAVQNNKPVEMCLESANRHRTFNIRQI encoded by the exons ATGGAATCCAAAATGACCTGCAACGTGAGCGACATGTGGAGCCCCAAGTTGCCCAAGGGACTGGACTTTGAGATTTCCCATCATCCACTGACAATGAGGCGTGTGGTCAACCTCATCGTCGCCATGGAGAGGTTTAAGGGCAGCAGCTCAACTTCAGTGCTGAGCACTGAATTCACAGATGAAAACCTGCTCAACATCATGCTGGAGAACTTAGTGGAAG AGaaaattgtgtgcatgtgtgagtcaACTCCATCATCATATCAGATCGTCAGGACGGACGAGTACACGTGCAGCGTGACTGACAGTGAGAAGAGGAGCTTAGTTCTAGTCCCAAACAGCATGGAGCTCCACGCAGTGACGCTGCAGGGAGGTGCCGACACCACAAAAG TTCACCTCAACATGTCGACCTACTTGCACCCTACATCCACCGTGGGCAGAACTGTGGCTCTGGCCATCAAGGAATCACCAAATCTTTACCTGTCTTGCCGCAAGGATGGGGCCGAGCCAACCTTACATCTTGAG GACATGACGGCAGACCGTTTGTCGAGTGTCAGCTCGGACAGCGACATGATGCGATTTCTCTTCTACAAACAGACCACAGGGGTGAACATCAGCACACTCATGTCTGTTGCCTTCCCTAACTGGTACATCAGCACAGCAGTGCAAAACAACAAGCCAGTGGAAATGTGCTTGGAGTCCGCCAATCGCCACCGAACCTTCAACATCCGTCAGATTTAA